DNA sequence from the Malus sylvestris chromosome 10, drMalSylv7.2, whole genome shotgun sequence genome:
ATGCTTTGAACTTGTCCTTCCAAGGGCCTTTGAAGTATAAGGCATTTGAAATTACAAGCATGGTCTTCTTGTCAATCGACTCAGGAGGAAGAGCCTCAGTGATAAGGCCTTTCGTCGCCTTTTCAGCCCATAAGTTCACTTCACGTCTCACTTCTTCAGGATTCTTGAAACTAACTTGTTTTATAGTTGCCTTGTAAGCACTGTCCACAACCTGTTTGAAAGCAGGTTTGATGGGGAGAGACTTCTTAACCCAAAGGCCATTCGCAAAACATAGGCAAGGACCGCCTCTGGCAGATCCGTTTGCGAAGACCAGAGGGACAAGATGGGAGGCCAGGGAGTTCAGTTGGTCGACGGAGTTCGACTTGAGGAAAGAGAGCATCTGATCTTGGGTGGGACCCTTTGACCCGGCCGTTATTAGCCACAACATAACCTGGATGGATAACGGCGAGTAAACAATGTTCTTCGATTTGCCTTCTGTTACGAGCAGATGAGTAGTAATTTTGAGACTGACATCGGTTAGGTTGCTGGCTTCTTTGGGATCCATGGTGAAACTGTCGGGATCACAATCCGAGAAGGGAAATGACTCGTTGGCTTCATCGTTTGCCCCAGCTGTAGCAGGAGTAGCCATACCACCGAAGCCGTCACCAGTTGTATCAACTGCAATAGCATCACCACCACCAGATGGTACGGAGGCCAACTTTTCCCGGCCAGACGCAATAAGCTCTGTGATGTCTTTACTCTCGACTTCGGAAAGAAGAAGTTGAATCCTGTCATCATCAGCCACAGCGCCGACAGAGCCAAGGATGTCCTTGAGATCTTCGGCAGAAGGGGAGGTCTTGCCCCCCAAAACGGCCAACAAGTATGCAGCTTCCACCTTCATCTCTGCTTGAGAGGCTCTTGATTTGCGGAGTCTGGAGAAATATGCAGCCGATCGAATTCGAAGTGGAATACTACAAATGAAAACTAGGGTTTATATTGCCACCAGGTTGGGTTCCCAGTTCTTCGGGTCAGCCCATTGGGTATAGAAGGCCCATTATCCTTATATCCATTACATTTCAGTTGTTTAGCTGGCTAGGTTTCCGTTTCAGTATTTGGCATGAGTTGTATTTAACCTTATATTTAATactagagagattaaattttttaaaccaaatatgcaaaccaaataatgtggttgtagattattgaattattaattaagtgtcagTTAACGTGCTTGTTTCCTTTTTGttacacatcatttagtttgtaatttagtttaaaaaatttaatcattCTAGCATTACTTTATTCCCATTTGCGAGGTTTATCAATGAATattaaagttttgtttaatttccTCTCTATTTTTCTTCCTCAATTCTTCTGTCAACGGACAGACCTCATCACACCATGAAATATAAAAGGTAAGTCCTTTATGCataaaggaaacaaaaatacCCATATCCACGATCAAACCCTAAAATGCTCACTGCTGTATTCTGACGTACGTACCTATAGGAGCTGTTTGGTACATAGGATGGGACGGAACGGACTGGGACGAGATGTTCCATCTCACATTTAGTGCCCCTAAAATGGGAGGAATGTACTGTTCCACGTGACAAGTTTTGGGTAAATTTTCATTACGCCTCACCCCcttggaacgactcgttccacatccgtggaacacaaaattataacattttaagacaaaaatacccATCTCCCATTGTCTCTTTCCTCAGATCTCAACCTCTTcgtctctttcttcttcctcctcgctTCCATCCGAGCCCTAGTTTTCCACGGCATCTTTCAATATTCAGAAAATGGGGAAGCCATCCAAAGGCAAGAAATCTAAGAATTTGGGGAAGGGAATGGTCACCCCCATCCAAATCGCCTTCATCGTCGACCGATACCTCTGCAACAACAACTACTTGGTAACCCTCTCTCTTTTCAAAACCGAAGCTTCGTCCCTCATTGCCAAATCACCTATTCAAGAGGTACCCACTTGGTTTTACGCGACGATTTATTCGAAATTGGTTTGAAAGatttcttatttgtttgatttgggATTTTCTGTTTTTTGCAGGCGCCGAAGAGTTTGCTAAGCGTGATGAACACTTACAATGCTAGCGGAAGCCCCGCAGTCTCTGCACCTGCCGCTGTGGCTCCACAATCATTCAATCTTTTGGTTTCGTTTTATCCAACGCGTTCCAAACGCTGAACGGAACAACCGTCTTGTTCCGTCTGATGCGTACCAAACATACACGGAACCTCCGtttcgtcccgtcccgtctgtgTACCATGAAACATAAAAGGTAAGTCCTTTATGCATAAGGGAAACAAAAATACCCATATCCACGATCAAACCTTAAAATGCTCAAAGCTGTATTCTGACGTACGTACCTATAGAGAACatggtttagggtttttctttctctctctccttgtcTCTGGAGTTGATGCCACCGCAGGGCGTTTCTTGGCCCTCTTCCTCCGACCTGCTGCCGTCTGAGATTTCATATCAACCAGAAGATCCACCAATTGCAACCGCGACGGATGTgggcaatattttttttttttgccagaaTATTATAATTTCTTACAAAGTAATCTGGAGTTATTGATTCATAAATTTAGCACGAGTCTTCATTCAAGGGTGGAGTAATTGTTTTAGTGACGGAGCTTTAACTGGAAGCCATCAAGAACATGCTAATGTCCTCACTCCTCAGGCTGTTAGAATTGTGATGTAAATATAGCAACTGATGATTGTTCTGGTGACGGGGTTTTAACTGTGGAGATAACAAAGTGCGAAGAAAATTTACTCAAACTTTCTTTTTAGCATCTCAACTCAACAGATATTTGTCTCGACTCTCGAACAATAACTTTCGTGAATTTTGATGACTTCACTATGGCTAATTCGCCTGGTATCTAAATATATACTTCAATCTACTTGTAGACCATTAAAGCAaaaatcaaaaacaaaactagccACCACTTTATATAGAACTGTATTATCCAAATACCTGGAGCCCTAACCATTGGTTCTCGCCAAGAATCGCTATTTAGTTttatacaataatatatttacactaTGCATCCACAAGATTCATATTAACAAATGTATGGTGGAGATCGGTTTATAATTGAATGATGAAGATTGGTCTAGAAAGAGTTTGTTAGTGATAGTGTATATGGGTAGACAGGATGTTGACAAGTGTCATTATGTTAGTAGTAATGTCTTAAGGAAGTTATGTGGGTGTAAAAGTATATATACTGAGTTGTAATTATTCTCATTCATTAATTCAATAGAGGAAAAACAGTTATTACAATTCTCTCTCTAGTTTTCTCTGTCTAATATCTCTCTCTCAGTTCTTAAGAGTTACTTACACATTAAGCTTCCTCTGATCGTTATCATGGTATCTTCGCCGGTGGCTACCGCCGTTGAGTGACGTTCTTGGTGCTTCTGCTTGCTTTCTCAATGTCGGTTGTGGATTCTGGTTGTTGTTGCTGCGTTGTGATGTCGGTCGTCGTCGATTGTTGCGCTTCTTCATTCCTTTGATTTGGGAATTTCTGGTACACTCTATCCAATTGTTGTGGGTTGATTTGTTTTTAGTCTGTGCTGTGTGATCTTTCTTTGCCTCGGTTGCATTCTTGGTCTTCGTTAAGAATCTGGTAGTTGATTTCTGCATCTGTGGCGTTTTTTGGatctaaaaccctaattttgggaaattgtgttttgttttggagtATTGAGGTTCAGTTTCTTGTAACATTGTCTTCTTGATTACTGGAGTATTGTGATTGGTGTTCATATTGAAGTTGTTTTCTTGTTCGATTCATCATGGTGACTTCTTTGCAATTAACTCTCACACAATCTCCAATTTCATCTCTGATTCCAAGTGTTGGTAACACGGTCACTGTTAAACTCGATGATTCTAATTACGTGACATGGAATTTTCAAATGGATCTACTTTTAAATGGTAATGGAATTCTGGGGGTTTGTTGATGGTTCCATTGCTTGTCCAGCGAAGTTTGATAGTATTGCTACTGAAGGTGGTACGGTTGTGCATGATACTATCATTTCTGATGCCTACAAAGTTTGAAAGATACATGACAAGGCTTTAATGACTCTTATCACAGCCACTTTGTCACCATCTGCTTTGTCTTGCATCATTGGTTGTATTAGCTCTTGTCATATGTGGGAAACTCTGCGTGAACGATTTGCAAGTATAACCATAACTAATATTGTTCAATTGAAGATTGATATTCAGATATTAAAAAAGGACCAGAAACTATTGATCAATATTTGCAACGCATTAAGGACTCTCGGGATCAATTGGCCACTGTTGGAGTTACAATTTCGGATGAGGATATTTTTATTGTTGCTTTGAGGGGTCTTCCTTTTGAATATAATACTATCAAAACTGTTATCAGGGGTAGAGAAAGTTTGGTTAACCTGAAAGAGTTTCGCTATCAACTTAAAGCTAAGGAATCCATCTTGAATGAAGCTGCTCAACAGCTACCAATTATGTCTGCTATGCTTGCTCACAGATCTAGTTCTACGTCATTTTATGATCATGGTTCTACCTCTGGTGGTCAGTCTTCTTTCTTTCCAGAGTCATCATCTGTATCACTACAGGGTTTCTCTCTATCAATGCCTCAGATGTCTTCGATGCTCCAAATGTCTCATATGTCTCCAATGTCCATGCCAGGTTATTCTCAACCTCTGTTTTCTCCTATATCTGCTGCATATGCTTCTCAATCCACCCAGCAGTTCCGCAACTCTGGTTCATACAATAATTTCCGGAACAACAATTACAAAAGCAAAGGAAAATGGAAGAAATTTTACTCTGGTTATCCATCTGTCTAACAATTTGGCAACTCTGGACCTCAGTCCTTCtatccttcatctggtcaacaACAACCTTATCCCACTGCTTATAATCCATTGCAAATTTGCCAGATTTGTGATAAAAATGGACATTCGGTACTCAATTGTTTTCAGCATGGATGTCAAATCTGCCACAGGGTTGGACATGTTGCGGCTACTTGTTTTGATAGAAATAATGGTCAATCTCAGGCACATCCATATTATTCCTCATCTGGCATGATTGCTCCGCAACAGTATCATTCTCCTTAACCGTATCCGTCTGCCCAACAGTTTTCATCGCCAAACCAGTACCCGTATTCATCCCAGGTTATGATGTATCCTGTCTCTTCACAGTCTTCTCCTATTGCTATGCCAGCAAGGATCAATCTGTTTCCCTCTACACCTAAACAAGAATATTGGTTAGTGGATTATGGAGCCACTAATCATATGACTTCAGATATCTCCAATCTTCAAGAAGctacaccttatccttcttctGAAACTGTTACTGGAGCTAGTGGTGAAGGTTTAGCTATTGCTCACATTGGCAACACTTATTTAACTACTCAATCTCATCAGTTTCAACTTAAATCTGTGTTACATGTTCCTCAATTGTCTCATCATTTGTTATCTATGAATCAGTTATGTCGAGATAACAAGTGTCTGTGCATTGTTGATGAATTTTCCATTTGTATACAGGACAAGGCCACAGGACAAATGCTTTACCAAGGACTGAGTAACAATGTCGTGTATCCTCTTCCAGTTTAAAAACctcccaagcatcttcattttCATATTGCAACCTTTCTGGGACAAAAAGTATCTACTGAGCTTTGGCATTGCAGGTTAGGACATCCTACTAATCCAGTGGTTAAAGCAGCATTAAGTAGGTCTAAGATTCCTTTCTCTTGTAATTCAAACCCCAAACCTTGTACTGCTTGCTTGCAAGGCAAGTTTACCAAATTACCTTTCCCTGTTGTTGCTTCCAAATATGTTGTTCCGTTTGAAGTAATTAATACCGATGTATGGGGTCCATCTCCTCATGTGTCTTTAGAGGGATTTAGGTATTATGTGTCTTTCATAGACGAGTGTACAAGGTATACATGGATTTTCCCATTAATGAATAAAGCTGGTGTGTTCACTGTGTTTGTTtaattcttagcttttgtatctaCTTATTTTGATGCTAAAGTTAAAATTGTACAGAGTGATGGTGGAGTGAGTATATTAGTTCCCAGTTTCAACTGTTTCTTCAAGAAAAAGGTATTGTTCATCAAAAGTCTTGTCCCTATACTCCCAAACAAAATAGGTTAGCTGAGAGGAAGAATAGGCATATAGTTGAGACTGCTATTACTTTACTTCAACAAGCTTCCCTTTCTGCCATCTTTTGGTATCATGCTTACGCCACTGCAACCTACCTTATAAATAGGATGCCTACACCCATTTTGCATATGCAATCACCTTTTGAAGTTTTACATCACTCACCACCTACACTGAATCATTTGCGGATTTTTGGAAGTGCTTGTTATCCATCTATGAAACCTTATAGATCTAATAAATTAGACTCTAAGACCACTGAATGTTTCTTTCTCGGATATGCTGCTCATTATAAGGGATACATTTGTTTTGTTCCAACAAAAAACAAGATCATTTTATCCcgccatgttttttttttatgaaaccaAATTTCCAAGTGTTCATTGGTCTCTTCCCTTACATTATCCGTCTTCTATCTCTTC
Encoded proteins:
- the LOC126584505 gene encoding uncharacterized protein LOC126584505, whose amino-acid sequence is MGKPSKGKKSKNLGKGMVTPIQIAFIVDRYLCNNNYLVTLSLFKTEASSLIAKSPIQEAPKSLLSVMNTYNASGSPAVSAPAAVAPQSFNLLVSFYPTRSKR
- the LOC126587856 gene encoding serpin-ZX-like, with product MKVEAAYLLAVLGGKTSPSAEDLKDILGSVGAVADDDRIQLLLSEVESKDITELIASGREKLASVPSGGGDAIAVDTTGDGFGGMATPATAGANDEANESFPFSDCDPDSFTMDPKEASNLTDVSLKITTHLLVTEGKSKNIVYSPLSIQVMLWLITAGSKGPTQDQMLSFLKSNSVDQLNSLASHLVPLVFANGSARGGPCLCFANGLWVKKSLPIKPAFKQVVDSAYKATIKQVSFKNPEEVRREVNLWAEKATKGLITEALPPESIDKKTMLVISNALYFKGPWKDKFKASKTKEYDFHLINGTSVKAQFMTSDEDQFVKAFDSFKVLKLHYAVLVASKYKRLPNTRDGLPSLVERVCTEPNFLDRYCPETQVEVGDFKVPRFKFSSSFKASDILKDLV